Genomic segment of Pseudomonadota bacterium:
GGGGGCCACTCCACCGAACGCTTTCAATCCTGCAAGGAGCAAAAGACTGTAGCTGGCAACGGCAAATGCCGGTTGTCGGGGGACAGACTTGTCAGACAAGACCTGAGCATTGCCTACGCCAATGGTGTCCTTTTGTTCACGATGATTCATATGTTCGGCCAGCATGTTCATTGCTCCTCTTTCAGGGCAAAGGTATTTTTGCCGGTGCGAATGAAACGGTCCTCTTTCATCACCTTTTTTGAAAGAGCGGAAACGAGAGATTCCCTTTCCAATGTTACACTAAACATCTTTTCGGCATCTGCAATAATTTCAGAAACATGAAGCGGTCTTCCAGCCTCGGTAAGTATGTTAAAGACAATACCTAATTGGGACATATTCTTCTTATGTGACTTATCCACTTCAATGGAGCCACGCAACTTCTTCAACGCCCGTACTTGTGCTTCCAGCAATTCAACCATGCTCTCAAGGATTATGTCACGAATCTCTTTTTTCTCCATACCGGCACCTCCAATCATCCAATCAAATTGGTGATGCCATTGTAACAATTATAAGTACGTATGTCAACTATTATCGTTATTTACATACCTAAATGTCCAAACTCCAGTTAGGGACAGAGCCCCTATTTCTTGACATATTGTATA
This window contains:
- a CDS encoding HTH domain-containing protein, whose translation is MEKKEIRDIILESMVELLEAQVRALKKLRGSIEVDKSHKKNMSQLGIVFNILTEAGRPLHVSEIIADAEKMFSVTLERESLVSALSKKVMKEDRFIRTGKNTFALKEEQ